In Vibrio japonicus, one DNA window encodes the following:
- a CDS encoding SPFH domain-containing protein, which translates to MNNIGLGRGSSVEKRRKLLHQGLKVAVYGIPLLALGLTINSSVLMTDAGYSYVHQNNITGELDVFTEPGIHFRMPFLSKITQYDQVITVSFGNSKGEDFYQRLDPVQVRFADTYIGQIPVTFRFKLSNDPEAVEKMHKEFRNNSNLIDALLVKNARNVTVITATQYTGEEFFQGGLNQFKSKLGDQLREGIYLTERRQVEVEQLDLAPVGVDQANANQLQRTNQLIWKTVPVTDKTGQPIRQDNPLQQYGIQVTQVTIGDPQPEKQLDQLLADKKRLVADRIRAIQEQETSKAQAETEQLRKEIQRTREVQDAQRQKELAIISQQKDVEVARQIAEREIVEVEKTKRLAEVEKEKELAIAEANLAIQKANALSAEFEAKAILEKGRAEAEVLKAKYAALGANREVYLAELNREVANSLYNNLQNFQVQMPQNYIGGSDETGLKTNLDVITGFGALGLMEQTKKVAKQ; encoded by the coding sequence ATGAATAATATTGGCTTAGGACGTGGGTCGAGCGTTGAAAAGAGACGTAAGTTACTGCATCAAGGTTTAAAAGTGGCGGTCTATGGTATTCCGCTGTTGGCGTTGGGATTAACCATCAATAGCTCGGTATTGATGACAGATGCCGGTTATAGCTATGTACACCAGAATAATATTACTGGTGAACTCGATGTATTCACGGAACCAGGTATTCATTTTCGAATGCCATTTTTGTCCAAAATTACGCAATACGACCAAGTCATCACCGTTTCTTTTGGAAACAGCAAAGGGGAAGATTTTTATCAGCGCCTTGACCCAGTGCAGGTGAGATTTGCCGATACGTACATTGGTCAGATTCCGGTTACTTTCCGCTTTAAGTTGAGTAATGATCCTGAAGCCGTTGAAAAAATGCATAAAGAGTTTCGTAATAACAGCAACCTCATCGATGCTCTATTGGTAAAGAACGCGCGTAACGTAACCGTGATTACGGCGACCCAATACACGGGTGAAGAGTTTTTCCAAGGCGGATTGAACCAGTTTAAATCGAAGTTGGGCGATCAACTCCGAGAAGGGATTTACCTCACTGAGCGCCGACAAGTAGAAGTTGAACAGCTCGATCTTGCTCCTGTTGGTGTCGATCAGGCGAATGCCAATCAACTTCAACGCACGAATCAACTTATATGGAAAACGGTTCCTGTCACGGATAAAACAGGCCAGCCAATTCGCCAAGACAACCCTCTACAACAATACGGTATTCAGGTTACGCAGGTCACCATTGGAGACCCACAACCAGAGAAACAACTGGATCAATTGCTAGCGGATAAGAAGCGACTGGTTGCCGATCGTATTCGTGCTATTCAAGAGCAGGAAACGTCAAAAGCTCAAGCCGAGACGGAGCAATTACGCAAAGAAATTCAGCGTACACGCGAAGTTCAAGATGCTCAGCGCCAAAAAGAATTGGCTATTATCTCGCAACAAAAAGACGTGGAAGTGGCACGCCAGATTGCTGAACGTGAAATCGTTGAAGTAGAAAAGACGAAGCGATTAGCGGAAGTAGAAAAAGAGAAAGAGTTGGCGATTGCAGAAGCAAACTTAGCAATTCAAAAGGCTAATGCATTGTCGGCAGAATTCGAAGCAAAAGCGATTTTGGAAAAAGGCCGTGCAGAAGCGGAAGTTCTGAAAGCGAAGTATGCTGCGTTGGGAGCAAACCGCGAAGTCTACTTAGCTGAGTTAAACCGTGAGGTGGCAAATTCGCTCTACAACAACTTACAAAACTTCCAAGTTCAGATGCCACAAAACTATATCGGTGGCAGTGATGAAACCGGTCTAAAAACCAATTTGGATGTGATTACGGGATTTGGTGCGCTGGGTTTGATGGAGCAAACTAAGAAGGTCGCAAAGCAATAA
- the frdD gene encoding fumarate reductase subunit FrdD: MKPNYSVDRAPKRSDEPVWWSLFGAGGTWFAMITPVTILLLGVLVPLGIIDADALNYERVSEFATSIIGALFIIATLALPMWHAMHRVHHGMHDLKFHTGVAGKVACYAFAGLISALSVIFIFML, from the coding sequence ATGAAACCGAATTACTCTGTAGATAGAGCGCCAAAACGTTCAGATGAGCCTGTATGGTGGAGCCTATTTGGTGCAGGCGGCACTTGGTTTGCCATGATCACTCCCGTCACAATTTTGCTGTTGGGTGTGCTCGTACCACTTGGCATCATTGATGCCGATGCATTGAACTATGAACGTGTGTCTGAGTTCGCCACCAGCATTATCGGCGCGCTGTTTATCATTGCTACTCTTGCACTCCCTATGTGGCATGCGATGCACCGTGTTCACCACGGTATGCACGATTTGAAATTCCACACAGGTGTGGCTGGTAAAGTCGCATGCTACGCCTTCGCTGGACTCATCTCAGCTTTATCGGTCATATTTATTTTTATGCTTTAA
- the frdC gene encoding fumarate reductase subunit FrdC — protein sequence MSNRKPYVREMKRTWWKDHPFYRFYMLREATVLPLILFTIFLTFGLGSLVKGADAWQGWLNFMANPLVVAINIVALAGSLFHAQTFFSMMPQVMPIRLKGKTVDKKVVVLTQWAAVAFISLIVLIVV from the coding sequence ATGAGTAACCGTAAACCTTACGTTCGTGAAATGAAACGAACTTGGTGGAAAGATCACCCTTTTTACCGTTTCTATATGTTGCGTGAAGCAACGGTGCTACCACTCATTCTCTTTACTATTTTCCTTACCTTCGGTTTAGGTTCATTGGTAAAAGGTGCTGATGCATGGCAGGGATGGCTAAATTTCATGGCAAATCCTCTTGTGGTTGCCATTAATATTGTGGCGCTTGCAGGCAGTTTATTCCACGCACAAACGTTTTTCAGCATGATGCCACAGGTTATGCCTATTCGTTTGAAAGGCAAAACTGTCGATAAGAAAGTGGTCGTTTTAACGCAGTGGGCAGCGGTCGCGTTTATCTCACTGATTGTACTTATCGTGGTGTAA
- a CDS encoding succinate dehydrogenase/fumarate reductase iron-sulfur subunit, translating to MSANRIQKVDILRYDPEHDAEPHLQTFEVPFDETMSVLDAIGYIKDNLDKELSYRWSCRMAICGSCGVMVNGVPKLACKSFLRDYPTGVKIEPLANFPIEKDLIVDMTPFIERLEAIKPYIIGNDRKPEDGTNLQTPEQMAKYKQFAGCINCGLCYAACPQFGLNPEFIGPAALTLAHRYNLDSRDNGKAERMKLINGENGAWGCTFVGYCSEVCPKNVDPAAAVNQGKVESSMDFVIAMLKPDGTPAKEEA from the coding sequence ATGTCAGCAAATCGCATTCAAAAAGTCGACATCCTGCGTTATGACCCTGAGCATGATGCAGAACCACACTTACAAACGTTCGAAGTACCTTTTGATGAAACAATGTCAGTACTCGATGCCATTGGTTACATCAAAGATAACTTAGACAAAGAGCTTTCTTATCGTTGGTCTTGTCGAATGGCTATCTGTGGATCATGTGGTGTGATGGTCAATGGTGTGCCTAAGCTGGCGTGTAAAAGCTTCTTACGCGACTACCCAACGGGCGTGAAGATTGAACCCTTAGCCAACTTCCCTATCGAGAAAGATCTGATCGTTGATATGACGCCATTCATTGAGCGTCTGGAAGCCATCAAACCTTACATTATCGGTAACGACCGTAAGCCAGAAGATGGCACCAACTTACAAACACCTGAGCAAATGGCGAAGTACAAGCAATTCGCTGGCTGTATCAACTGTGGCCTTTGCTACGCAGCCTGTCCTCAATTTGGACTAAACCCGGAGTTTATTGGCCCCGCTGCACTCACATTAGCACACCGTTATAACCTAGATAGCCGCGACAACGGCAAGGCTGAGCGTATGAAGCTGATCAATGGCGAAAACGGCGCTTGGGGTTGTACATTTGTCGGCTACTGTTCTGAAGTGTGTCCGAAAAACGTGGATCCGGCTGCCGCAGTTAACCAAGGCAAAGTGGAGTCTTCAATGGACTTCGTCATCGCTATGTTGAAGCCAGATGGCACACCAGCAAAAGAGGAGGCATAA
- the frdA gene encoding fumarate reductase (quinol) flavoprotein subunit codes for MKTITTDIAVIGAGGAGLRTAIAAAEANPELEIALISKVYPMRSHTVAAEGGSAAVIKDEDSLDNHFNDTVGGGDWLCEQDVVEYFVENATREMIQMEQWGCPWSRKENGEVNVRRFGGMKVERTWFAADKTGFHMLHTLFQTSMKYENIKRFDEYFVVDLLVDEGEAQGLIAIHMSEGELITIKAKSVVLATGGAGRVYHCNTNGGIVTGDGMAMAYRHGVPLRDMEFVQYHPTGLPGTGILMTEGCRGEGGIIVNKNGYRYLQDYGMGPETPVGEPKNKYMELGPRDKVSQAFWHEQQKGNTIKHPLGDVVHLDLRHLGEEYLQERLPFICELAKAYVNVDPAKEPIPIRPTVHYTMGGIETDKQCETRIKGLFAVGECASVGLHGANRLGSNSLAEFVVFGRVAGEQAVQRAAEFKGWNDDAIAAQVKAVEARIQSLMAQEGDENWADIRTEMGHSMEAGCGIYRQEDLMQATIEKLTELKERYKRISIKDKGKVFNTDLLYAIEVGYGLEVAEAMVHSAILRKESRGAHQRLDEGCNERDDVNFLKHSLAFYQPDAAPSIDYSNVTITKSQPKARLYGEAAEKAAAEEAQKASQNNAEEQA; via the coding sequence GTGAAAACAATTACCACAGATATCGCAGTCATCGGCGCTGGCGGCGCTGGTCTTCGAACGGCTATTGCAGCAGCTGAAGCAAACCCTGAACTAGAAATCGCTCTTATTTCAAAAGTTTACCCAATGCGCTCCCATACGGTTGCTGCGGAAGGTGGCTCTGCAGCCGTTATCAAGGATGAAGACAGCCTAGATAACCACTTCAACGACACAGTTGGCGGTGGCGACTGGTTGTGTGAACAGGATGTTGTTGAGTACTTCGTAGAAAATGCCACTCGCGAAATGATCCAAATGGAGCAATGGGGTTGCCCTTGGAGCCGTAAAGAGAATGGCGAAGTCAACGTGCGCCGTTTCGGTGGCATGAAGGTTGAACGTACGTGGTTTGCTGCGGATAAAACGGGCTTCCACATGCTTCATACCCTATTCCAAACCTCTATGAAGTACGAAAACATCAAACGCTTTGACGAGTACTTTGTAGTGGATCTTCTTGTGGATGAGGGCGAGGCTCAGGGTTTGATCGCGATCCACATGTCTGAAGGTGAGCTAATCACCATCAAGGCGAAGTCCGTCGTACTTGCAACTGGTGGTGCGGGTCGAGTTTATCACTGTAATACCAATGGCGGCATTGTGACAGGTGATGGCATGGCGATGGCGTATCGTCATGGCGTTCCTCTGCGTGATATGGAATTCGTGCAATACCATCCAACAGGCTTGCCAGGTACTGGCATCCTCATGACTGAAGGTTGTCGTGGTGAAGGCGGTATCATCGTCAACAAAAACGGCTATCGTTACCTACAAGATTACGGTATGGGCCCTGAAACGCCAGTAGGGGAACCTAAGAACAAATATATGGAGCTGGGTCCACGTGACAAAGTTTCGCAAGCTTTCTGGCATGAGCAACAGAAAGGCAACACCATCAAACATCCACTCGGTGACGTCGTGCATCTGGACCTTCGCCATTTGGGAGAAGAGTATCTGCAAGAGCGTCTTCCGTTCATTTGTGAACTGGCCAAAGCGTATGTGAACGTTGACCCAGCAAAAGAGCCTATCCCTATCCGTCCAACCGTTCACTACACCATGGGCGGTATTGAAACAGACAAACAGTGCGAAACTCGCATTAAAGGTCTATTCGCAGTAGGCGAATGTGCGTCTGTAGGGCTACATGGTGCTAACCGCTTAGGTTCCAACTCTTTGGCTGAGTTTGTTGTCTTTGGCCGAGTTGCAGGTGAGCAGGCTGTGCAACGTGCCGCTGAGTTCAAAGGCTGGAACGACGATGCGATTGCGGCGCAAGTAAAAGCCGTGGAAGCGCGCATTCAATCCCTGATGGCTCAAGAAGGTGATGAAAATTGGGCAGATATCCGCACTGAAATGGGTCATTCCATGGAAGCAGGCTGTGGTATCTACCGTCAAGAAGACCTGATGCAAGCGACGATCGAAAAGTTAACAGAGCTAAAAGAGCGCTACAAACGAATCAGCATTAAAGACAAAGGCAAAGTGTTTAATACCGATCTTCTGTATGCCATCGAAGTCGGATACGGCCTAGAAGTGGCAGAGGCCATGGTTCATTCAGCGATTTTGCGTAAAGAGTCTCGTGGTGCTCACCAGCGCCTAGATGAGGGCTGCAACGAACGCGATGACGTGAACTTCCTGAAACACTCACTGGCTTTCTACCAGCCAGACGCGGCGCCAAGCATCGACTACAGCAATGTCACCATCACTAAGTCGCAACCAAAAGCCCGCCTGTACGGCGAAGCAGCAGAGAAAGCAGCGGCAGAAGAAGCGCAAAAAGCGTCACAGAACAACGCAGAGGAGCAAGCATAA
- the epmA gene encoding elongation factor P--(R)-beta-lysine ligase → MNWQPTATIEQLKQRANTVQAIRQFFASRNVLEVDTPAMSHATVTDIHLHTFQTEFVGPGYADGRKLYFMTSPEFHMKRLLAAGSGCIYQICKSFRNEENGRYHNPEFTMLEWYRVGFNHHQLMEEMDELLQLILGCGQAERLTYQQAFLNVLGVCPLEASMSELKTAAASLGLSDIAEPEEDRDTLLQLLFSIGVEAKIGQDAPAFVYDFPASQAALAKINAQDPRVADRFEVYFKGIELANGFHELDNPKEQLKRFEEDNAKRVEMGLPTQPIDHHLIAALESGLPECAGVALGVDRLIMLSLGCDHIDQVTAFPFPIA, encoded by the coding sequence ATGAACTGGCAACCCACAGCAACCATTGAACAGCTTAAACAAAGAGCGAATACCGTTCAGGCTATACGTCAGTTTTTTGCCAGTAGGAATGTGCTGGAAGTCGATACGCCTGCCATGAGCCATGCGACGGTAACAGACATCCACCTACATACATTCCAAACCGAATTTGTTGGTCCAGGCTACGCAGATGGTCGCAAGCTGTACTTTATGACCAGTCCAGAGTTTCACATGAAACGTCTTCTTGCGGCAGGCAGTGGTTGTATTTATCAGATCTGTAAGTCGTTCAGAAATGAGGAAAATGGTCGTTACCATAATCCCGAATTCACCATGTTGGAGTGGTATCGAGTCGGCTTTAACCATCATCAACTGATGGAGGAGATGGATGAACTGCTTCAGTTGATACTGGGGTGCGGCCAAGCAGAGCGACTGACTTATCAACAAGCCTTTTTGAATGTACTAGGTGTGTGTCCGCTAGAAGCATCAATGAGTGAGTTAAAAACTGCTGCGGCTTCGCTCGGTTTGAGTGATATTGCCGAGCCAGAAGAAGACCGTGACACGCTATTGCAACTTTTGTTCAGCATCGGTGTGGAAGCAAAGATTGGTCAGGACGCTCCTGCTTTTGTGTATGACTTTCCGGCATCTCAAGCGGCGCTGGCAAAAATTAATGCTCAAGATCCGCGAGTTGCAGATAGATTCGAGGTGTATTTTAAAGGGATAGAATTAGCGAATGGGTTCCATGAACTAGACAACCCAAAAGAGCAACTTAAGCGATTTGAAGAAGACAATGCGAAGCGAGTAGAGATGGGATTACCCACTCAACCAATTGATCATCATCTTATTGCCGCGTTGGAATCAGGATTGCCAGAATGTGCCGGGGTTGCACTTGGGGTTGATCGTTTGATTATGCTTTCGCTGGGTTGTGATCATATTGATCAGGTAACCGCGTTTCCGTTTCCAATAGCCTAA
- a CDS encoding rhodanese-like domain-containing protein, which produces MQEYIAFFQENMILSLLWVGLLIALIMSIVKSATAAYKEITVTEVTTLLNRENGVVADIRTQDEFRKGHITDAVHILPSDIKAGNFGSLESRKSDPIIVVCKSGQTAQESANLLAKAGFEKVSLLKNGLIAWNEANLPLVKGKK; this is translated from the coding sequence ATGCAAGAGTACATCGCATTTTTTCAAGAGAACATGATTCTTTCTCTATTATGGGTAGGTCTATTAATTGCCCTTATCATGAGCATCGTTAAGTCAGCGACAGCGGCATATAAAGAAATTACAGTCACGGAAGTAACAACGTTGCTAAACCGTGAGAATGGTGTGGTGGCTGATATCCGTACTCAAGATGAGTTCCGTAAAGGTCATATTACCGATGCAGTTCACATTTTACCTTCTGATATTAAAGCGGGTAACTTTGGTAGCCTTGAAAGCCGTAAATCTGACCCAATCATTGTAGTATGCAAATCAGGTCAGACAGCTCAAGAGAGCGCGAACCTTCTAGCAAAAGCTGGCTTTGAAAAAGTAAGCTTGCTTAAGAATGGACTGATTGCCTGGAACGAAGCAAATCTACCGCTTGTAAAAGGTAAGAAGTAA
- the secB gene encoding protein-export chaperone SecB has translation MAEAAPQQEAQNFAIQRIFLKDVSFEAPNSPVMFQKEWNPDVKLDLDTQSRELGEGVYEVILRLTVTVKNAEETAFLCEVQQGGIFTAEKMEAGQLAHCLGAFCPNILFPYARETISSLVVKGTFPQLNLAPVNFDALFMNYLQQQAQQGEGQAEA, from the coding sequence ATGGCTGAAGCAGCACCACAACAAGAAGCGCAAAACTTCGCAATTCAACGCATCTTCCTAAAAGACGTATCATTCGAAGCACCAAACTCACCTGTTATGTTCCAAAAAGAGTGGAACCCAGATGTGAAACTGGATCTTGATACTCAAAGCCGCGAGCTAGGTGAAGGTGTGTACGAAGTGATTCTTCGTCTTACTGTTACAGTGAAAAACGCAGAAGAAACTGCGTTCCTATGTGAAGTACAACAAGGTGGTATTTTCACTGCTGAGAAGATGGAAGCTGGCCAATTAGCACATTGTCTAGGTGCGTTCTGCCCGAACATTCTATTCCCATACGCTCGTGAAACCATTTCTAGTCTAGTGGTTAAAGGTACGTTCCCACAGCTAAACCTAGCACCAGTGAACTTTGATGCTCTGTTTATGAACTACCTACAGCAACAAGCACAGCAAGGCGAAGGTCAAGCTGAGGCATAA
- the gpsA gene encoding NAD(P)H-dependent glycerol-3-phosphate dehydrogenase: MTDKHTNNAYGKQISMTVLGAGSYGTSLAISLARNGANVVIWGHDPKHMARLESDRANHEFLPGIEFPESLIVESDLEKAVQASRDLLVVVPSHVFGIVLNNVKPFLRDDSRICWATKGLEPETGRLLKDVAHDVLGEGYSLAVLSGPTFAKELAMGMPTAISVASPDSKFVEDLQEKIHCSKTFRVYANSDFIGMQLGGAVKNVIAIGAGMSDGIGFGANARTALITRGLAEMTRLGVALGAQTETFMGMAGLGDLVLTCTDNQSRNRRFGLALGQGKDVETAQTEIGQVVEGYRNTKEVWLLSQRMGVEMPIVDQIYQVLYQEKDARLAAKDLLARDKKAEA; this comes from the coding sequence ATGACAGATAAACATACCAATAATGCTTACGGAAAACAGATTTCGATGACCGTTCTCGGCGCGGGTTCTTACGGTACTTCGTTGGCGATTTCGTTGGCGCGTAATGGTGCTAATGTTGTGATCTGGGGACACGATCCTAAGCACATGGCACGCCTTGAGAGTGATCGCGCTAATCACGAGTTTCTACCTGGGATAGAGTTTCCGGAATCATTGATCGTTGAGTCTGATCTAGAGAAAGCGGTTCAGGCGAGTCGTGATCTACTCGTTGTCGTTCCAAGTCATGTGTTTGGCATCGTATTGAATAATGTTAAGCCGTTTTTGCGTGATGACTCTCGTATTTGTTGGGCGACGAAAGGTTTAGAGCCTGAAACAGGAAGACTACTAAAAGATGTGGCACATGATGTCTTAGGTGAAGGCTACTCATTGGCTGTACTGTCAGGTCCAACGTTTGCGAAAGAATTAGCGATGGGGATGCCAACCGCTATATCAGTGGCTTCGCCTGACTCGAAATTCGTCGAGGACTTACAAGAAAAAATCCACTGTAGCAAAACTTTCCGTGTGTATGCCAACAGTGACTTTATCGGTATGCAACTTGGTGGCGCGGTGAAAAACGTCATTGCAATTGGTGCAGGGATGTCCGATGGCATCGGCTTTGGGGCCAATGCGCGTACTGCGTTGATTACTCGTGGATTAGCAGAAATGACTCGTCTTGGTGTCGCGCTTGGTGCGCAAACAGAGACCTTTATGGGCATGGCTGGTTTAGGCGATCTCGTACTAACATGTACAGATAACCAATCACGAAATCGTCGCTTTGGTTTAGCTTTAGGCCAAGGGAAAGATGTAGAGACCGCCCAGACTGAAATTGGACAGGTTGTAGAGGGCTATCGTAATACGAAAGAAGTCTGGCTACTGTCTCAGCGTATGGGTGTAGAGATGCCGATTGTTGACCAAATTTATCAAGTGTTGTATCAAGAAAAGGATGCAAGATTAGCAGCAAAAGATCTGCTGGCACGAGATAAAAAAGCGGAAGCTTAA
- the cysE gene encoding serine O-acetyltransferase, giving the protein MKHCEKQKVWQAIVREARELSEQEPMLASFYHATIIKHDSLASALSYILANRLNTASMPAMAVREVVEEAFKADITITEAAACDICATVNRDPAVSMYSMPLLYLKGYHALQGYRVANWLWGQGRIALATYLQNQISVACQVDIHPAARIGRGIMLDHATGIVIGETAVVENDVSILQDVTLGGTGKECGDRHPKIREGVMIGAGAKILGNIEVGEGAKIGSCSVVLQPVPAHTTVAGVPAKIVGRPQTDKPSLDMDQQFNGKSQTFVGGDGI; this is encoded by the coding sequence ATGAAACATTGCGAGAAACAGAAAGTTTGGCAAGCGATAGTACGAGAAGCTCGTGAGCTGTCAGAGCAAGAGCCAATGCTGGCCAGCTTTTACCATGCGACCATTATTAAACATGATAGCTTAGCCTCTGCGCTGAGTTACATTCTTGCCAACAGACTCAATACTGCGTCTATGCCAGCGATGGCGGTGCGTGAAGTGGTCGAAGAAGCCTTTAAGGCTGATATCACGATTACCGAAGCCGCAGCTTGTGATATCTGTGCAACGGTAAATCGAGATCCTGCCGTTTCTATGTATTCGATGCCTTTGCTGTATCTAAAGGGATACCATGCACTTCAAGGTTATCGTGTCGCAAACTGGCTTTGGGGTCAGGGGCGTATCGCATTAGCAACGTATCTACAGAACCAAATCTCAGTCGCTTGCCAAGTGGATATTCACCCAGCAGCTCGGATTGGTCGTGGCATTATGCTTGACCACGCAACGGGCATCGTTATCGGTGAAACGGCAGTGGTTGAAAATGACGTGTCGATATTGCAGGACGTTACGCTTGGTGGTACGGGTAAAGAGTGCGGTGATCGCCATCCTAAAATTCGCGAAGGTGTCATGATCGGTGCGGGCGCAAAAATACTTGGAAACATCGAGGTTGGAGAAGGCGCGAAAATTGGTTCTTGTTCAGTCGTGCTTCAGCCTGTACCAGCGCATACCACCGTTGCTGGTGTTCCTGCTAAAATTGTTGGCCGACCTCAGACGGATAAACCTTCACTGGATATGGATCAGCAGTTCAACGGGAAATCTCAAACCTTCGTTGGTGGGGATGGTATCTAG
- a CDS encoding PadR family transcriptional regulator gives MSLPHVILTVLSTRDATGYDITKEFSATIGYFWKASHQQVYRELNKMAQHDLVTCVLEPQEGKPDRKVYSITDAGRTALGEWFDQPTAHPTVRDEFSAKLMACAVQPSEPFRLQLAELVEESRRLVAHYQDIENAYYPTPTTLDKQQRLERLTLRRNLLVRQAWVTWAEEVLAELDSLA, from the coding sequence ATGTCATTACCACACGTAATTTTAACCGTTCTGAGCACACGCGATGCAACTGGTTACGATATCACCAAAGAATTTTCCGCAACTATCGGCTACTTCTGGAAAGCAAGCCACCAGCAAGTTTATCGTGAGCTAAACAAAATGGCTCAGCACGATTTAGTCACTTGCGTGCTTGAACCTCAAGAAGGGAAACCTGACCGTAAAGTTTATTCAATTACTGACGCTGGACGTACGGCACTTGGCGAATGGTTTGATCAACCTACCGCTCACCCGACCGTGCGCGATGAGTTTTCAGCCAAATTAATGGCATGTGCCGTTCAACCTTCAGAACCTTTCCGATTACAGCTGGCAGAATTGGTTGAAGAGTCCCGTAGACTGGTCGCGCATTACCAAGATATTGAAAACGCTTATTACCCAACACCTACGACGTTAGATAAGCAGCAACGCCTTGAGCGACTCACGTTAAGACGCAACTTGCTGGTTCGTCAGGCTTGGGTAACTTGGGCAGAAGAAGTTCTAGCTGAACTGGATTCACTGGCATAA